In one window of Pseudoalteromonas espejiana DSM 9414 DNA:
- a CDS encoding PQ-loop repeat-containing protein: MAHYLPILSAFILVFSFLPLLSKIRKNRSVSGLSLLMMTFGLAQSLYFIAYNLYFERYFIALPFFVTGALSGLILYYFARYNAAKRERVQLVAMLVFSLLPFSLLLNTTLDTAVVLNALTYVGLVMSSVRVMPQTYKTLRSGNISNLSARYFSLQFIAGSCGLFVELSSALPSTSHILMFVMLLLTNAVQFACMQYYKMRPVMA, from the coding sequence TTGGCTCACTACTTACCTATTTTATCGGCATTTATTTTAGTTTTTAGCTTTTTACCGTTATTAAGCAAAATTAGAAAAAACCGTAGTGTGTCGGGATTATCGTTACTGATGATGACATTTGGATTAGCCCAAAGCCTCTACTTTATAGCCTATAACCTATATTTTGAGCGCTATTTTATTGCGTTACCATTTTTTGTAACCGGTGCGTTGAGTGGCTTAATTTTATATTACTTTGCACGCTATAACGCTGCAAAACGCGAACGAGTACAGCTTGTTGCAATGCTTGTTTTTTCGTTACTCCCTTTCTCATTATTGCTCAATACCACGCTTGATACCGCTGTAGTGCTTAATGCTTTAACTTATGTAGGGCTTGTTATGAGCTCTGTTCGAGTTATGCCGCAAACCTATAAAACCCTACGTAGCGGCAATATTAGTAATTTAAGTGCTCGCTATTTTAGCTTGCAGTTTATTGCCGGCTCTTGTGGTTTGTTTGTCGAACTTAGTAGTGCACTGCCAAGTACATCTCATATTTTAATGTTTGTTATGTTACTGCTTACAAACGCGGTGCAATTTGCATGTATGCAATATTATAAAATGCGCCCAGTAATGGCTTAG
- a CDS encoding DUF6445 family protein gives MSFKHLKVPEGIALPSVPSNSPELRYEKPELGSNYWVADDFFKYEEAMAIRSSCLEREVWKYGKPYTKELWPGMRTPNALNHKQLKKIEKYVKSVIKKNKLWVADSNKVVVDTNTAILVGAEEGASRPHVDNRYLCRYAAVLYLTPNPIASAGTSFYRLKYANEAAGGNVVDPPFANLVDALNVTSLPYSAWYKDLDIENRFNRLIVFKGNIVHSASEYFGSDLDSKRLAITFFWMCED, from the coding sequence ATGTCATTTAAACATTTGAAAGTACCCGAAGGTATCGCTCTGCCAAGCGTTCCTTCAAATTCTCCAGAGTTGAGATATGAAAAACCTGAGCTTGGTAGTAACTACTGGGTTGCTGATGATTTTTTTAAATATGAAGAAGCAATGGCTATTCGCTCTTCTTGTTTAGAAAGGGAAGTGTGGAAATATGGAAAACCATACACTAAAGAGCTTTGGCCGGGGATGCGTACACCAAATGCTTTAAATCATAAGCAGCTAAAAAAAATAGAGAAATACGTTAAGTCAGTTATAAAAAAAAATAAGCTTTGGGTTGCTGATTCCAATAAAGTGGTAGTTGATACCAATACAGCAATTTTGGTTGGAGCTGAAGAAGGGGCCTCTAGACCACACGTAGATAATCGTTATTTATGTAGGTACGCAGCCGTTTTATATTTGACCCCCAATCCAATAGCCTCAGCAGGCACATCTTTTTATCGTTTAAAGTATGCAAATGAAGCCGCTGGGGGGAATGTTGTAGATCCACCATTTGCAAACCTTGTTGATGCTCTAAATGTAACTAGTCTTCCATATAGTGCATGGTATAAAGATTTAGACATTGAGAACCGGTTTAATCGTTTAATTGTATTTAAAGGAAATATTGTTCACAGTGCATCTGAGTACTTTGGAAGTGATTTAGACTCTAAGAGACTCGCTATCACCTTTTTTTGGATGTGCGAGGATTGA
- a CDS encoding PepSY-associated TM helix domain-containing protein, which translates to MRKTLFKIHSWVALIALIPLFVISITGSVLVFKSEIDGLLMPDSHFVVKEQAKRLPIDTLIAKTQTTYPEYVVGSWEIFNNDTADRVYLIKRGTEDWYKFHLDQYTGDILSEPVGTSHYFTDWFLDLHYTFLLNDLKNLPGQTGTVLGFFFAVFFLVLGITGLIIYRKFWQRLFSVRWRATLQIVLSDIHKMTGVIGSPIIIILAITGGYFNGAVWYHEVIEHAEEEHFVLTKNLYNEEISFQHVLDDSQKQIPTFNGTFLVMPLEPDENITLFGEVDTSNPLASEYANTVTYNKLTGEHMANWDIREVGVGWQVIDSFRKLHFGYFAGLISKILWCVIGLSPVWLGGTGFYLWFTRRKRKKQSQKNRLSKHRTVSA; encoded by the coding sequence ATGAGAAAAACACTTTTTAAAATTCACAGCTGGGTAGCCCTTATTGCGCTGATCCCGCTATTTGTTATTAGTATTACTGGCAGCGTATTAGTCTTTAAAAGCGAGATTGATGGCCTATTAATGCCAGATAGCCACTTTGTTGTTAAAGAGCAAGCAAAGCGCCTACCTATTGATACGCTAATAGCAAAAACACAAACCACTTACCCCGAATATGTGGTGGGCAGCTGGGAAATTTTTAATAACGATACCGCTGATCGGGTTTATTTAATAAAACGCGGCACCGAGGATTGGTATAAATTTCATTTAGACCAATACACAGGTGATATTCTTTCAGAGCCTGTGGGCACTAGCCATTACTTTACTGATTGGTTTTTAGATTTACATTACACCTTTTTACTTAACGATTTAAAAAATTTACCAGGGCAAACAGGCACTGTTTTAGGCTTCTTTTTTGCGGTATTTTTTTTAGTATTAGGTATTACAGGCCTTATTATTTATCGTAAATTTTGGCAGCGCTTATTTAGCGTACGCTGGCGTGCAACGCTGCAAATAGTGCTAAGCGACATCCATAAAATGACCGGCGTCATTGGCTCGCCAATTATTATTATTTTAGCAATCACAGGCGGCTACTTTAACGGCGCAGTGTGGTACCACGAAGTAATTGAACATGCAGAAGAAGAGCACTTTGTATTAACTAAAAACTTATACAATGAGGAAATCTCTTTTCAACATGTGCTTGATGACAGCCAAAAACAAATACCTACTTTTAACGGTACATTTTTAGTGATGCCGCTTGAGCCTGACGAAAACATAACCTTATTCGGTGAGGTAGATACTAGCAACCCGCTTGCCAGTGAATATGCCAATACCGTTACCTACAATAAGCTAACGGGTGAACATATGGCTAACTGGGACATTCGCGAAGTGGGTGTTGGTTGGCAAGTAATTGATAGCTTTAGAAAGCTACACTTTGGTTATTTTGCAGGTTTAATTAGTAAAATACTGTGGTGTGTTATTGGTTTAAGCCCTGTGTGGCTTGGTGGTACAGGTTTTTACTTGTGGTTTACCCGCCGTAAACGTAAAAAGCAATCACAAAAAAATCGCTTAAGTAAGCACCGCACTGTAAGTGCTTGA
- a CDS encoding tetratricopeptide repeat protein, which produces MKYLVFTLSLFLTACNSTPPAVPIKKVQLTQVINHSLFKHVATPSEHSIFELPKPEKEKFLAYAHTRLNEVRADEIIFNYLENQLTNFKYHGDTLTSKQAIERSQGNCISLAILTQSYATLLGLDTSFQEMTSEPVYAKEGNLVYIANHFRTKVYAPEQETDDNYLVFIRPGTLIDYFPTRGSFYAGSATYNDLLAKFYSNLAAAALAKNKLNTAYSLIVQANSFTPNDPELFNITGILHRRAGDLKGAQLIYQTALNRSDISINLINNYRLLAKELGDTALEKQLTSQLINEEKDPYELLVIAKNNLQEGKVTQAKNHLESAIAKAPYISELYLELAKIRYQQGKTKQTQTLLEKAIQYERSSEKLNVYQARLATLEVNR; this is translated from the coding sequence ATGAAATATCTAGTTTTTACACTTAGCCTTTTTTTAACAGCCTGCAATAGCACCCCACCCGCAGTGCCAATTAAAAAGGTGCAGCTTACACAGGTAATTAACCACTCTCTTTTCAAGCATGTTGCAACCCCTAGCGAACACAGTATTTTTGAGCTTCCAAAACCCGAAAAAGAGAAGTTTTTAGCATACGCGCACACACGCTTGAATGAGGTTCGCGCTGATGAGATTATTTTCAATTACCTAGAAAACCAACTTACCAACTTTAAGTATCACGGCGATACACTAACATCTAAGCAAGCGATAGAACGCTCACAAGGCAACTGTATTAGCTTAGCCATATTGACTCAAAGCTACGCCACGCTTTTAGGTCTCGATACCAGTTTTCAAGAAATGACCAGCGAACCTGTGTACGCCAAAGAAGGCAATTTAGTCTATATAGCCAATCACTTTAGGACCAAAGTTTATGCGCCAGAACAGGAAACTGATGATAACTACCTTGTATTTATTCGCCCTGGTACGTTAATAGACTACTTTCCAACCCGCGGTAGCTTTTATGCCGGCAGCGCCACGTATAATGATTTACTGGCTAAGTTTTATAGCAATTTAGCTGCAGCGGCATTAGCTAAAAATAAACTAAATACAGCCTACTCTCTTATTGTGCAGGCTAATTCATTCACCCCTAACGATCCTGAGCTGTTTAATATTACAGGTATATTGCACCGCCGTGCGGGAGATTTAAAAGGCGCTCAACTAATTTATCAAACCGCCCTCAATAGAAGTGATATAAGTATAAACTTGATTAATAATTACCGGCTGCTCGCAAAAGAGCTTGGCGATACAGCCCTTGAAAAACAATTAACAAGCCAATTAATTAATGAAGAAAAAGACCCATACGAGCTACTGGTTATTGCTAAAAACAACCTGCAAGAGGGCAAGGTCACTCAAGCTAAAAACCATCTTGAGTCAGCAATTGCAAAAGCGCCTTACATATCAGAGCTTTATTTAGAACTTGCAAAAATTCGTTATCAACAAGGTAAAACTAAGCAAACACAAACCTTGCTTGAAAAAGCCATTCAATATGAGCGAAGCAGTGAAAAGCTCAACGTATACCAAGCAAGATTAGCGACTTTAGAGGTTAATAGGTAA
- a CDS encoding PhzF family phenazine biosynthesis protein, giving the protein MKLTIHQIDAFTSSLFKGNYAAVIPLESWLSDELMLNIGAENNVSETAFTCLQADGSYAIRWFSPLMEIDFCGHATLAAAYVLCEEHNVSQVRFIADAVGELIVNKNSDGSFAMTFPKQAPSEVNEVPKALINGLSIQPVKVLKNRQAYFAIYENAQQIHELTTDSALLKTLYPLDVVATASSAEYDIVSRYFWPASGGEEDFVTGSIHTGLAPYWAQQLGKNNLNAYQASSRGGFIQCEVGDTTVTLIGHAVRYLKGTIYI; this is encoded by the coding sequence ATGAAGCTAACTATTCATCAAATTGATGCGTTTACAAGTTCGTTATTTAAAGGCAATTATGCCGCGGTGATCCCGCTTGAGTCGTGGTTAAGCGATGAGTTAATGCTTAATATTGGCGCTGAAAACAACGTATCCGAAACCGCGTTTACTTGCCTGCAGGCTGATGGCAGTTATGCTATTCGTTGGTTTTCGCCGTTAATGGAAATCGATTTTTGTGGCCATGCTACTTTAGCGGCTGCCTATGTTTTGTGTGAAGAGCATAATGTATCGCAAGTGCGCTTTATTGCTGATGCGGTGGGAGAGCTAATAGTAAATAAAAATAGTGATGGCAGTTTTGCCATGACCTTTCCTAAGCAAGCGCCTTCAGAGGTAAATGAAGTACCCAAAGCCTTAATTAATGGGTTGTCTATACAACCAGTTAAGGTGCTGAAAAATCGTCAAGCTTACTTTGCTATTTACGAAAATGCTCAGCAAATCCATGAGCTAACGACCGACTCGGCACTTTTAAAAACCTTATACCCACTTGATGTTGTTGCAACAGCAAGCTCTGCTGAATACGACATAGTATCTCGTTATTTTTGGCCAGCCAGTGGCGGGGAAGAAGACTTTGTTACGGGCTCTATTCATACTGGGCTTGCCCCTTATTGGGCGCAGCAATTAGGTAAAAATAACTTAAATGCGTATCAGGCCTCAAGTCGAGGTGGTTTTATACAATGTGAAGTGGGTGATACTACCGTTACATTAATAGGTCATGCTGTTAGGTATTTAAAAGGCACTATTTATATTTAG